TTTTGCGTAGGTTTACCTTGTGCTGGGATACAAAAGGATCCACTGGTTGGGTAGTCGCAGGGCTTTCCACGTCATATACTGCTTGTAGGGTAGGCAGGGGGATCTGTTTATTTTCTGTATGTACTACCAACGCCAATGCAGGGAAAGTAATACAATCAGGGGATTCTTTTTCTTCAAGCGGTTCTCTTTTTTTGTAGCGCAGTTGGGTAGACTGCAGCTGTAGCGTAATAGGGGCGCGCGGAGAAACGCTGGATTGCCTTACATAGCTAAAGGCCAGAAACAAAAGCCGTACCAACTGCTCCCTATCGCCTAGCATCGTAGCGGGCATATTTACGAATTCCTCTACCCATAAACCAGGTAAGTAGCCTTTTTCTTTTTGGTAGGCTACCTCACCTGCATCGATAAGCGCTTCTAACAGGATAATGCTTGGTTGTAAAAGAAGCTGGTCTTGGCGTTTGGCTCGTGATCTAAAATAGTAGGCCCATTCTGCAAATTTATCTAGGATGCTTTGGAAGTCTTCCTTGAGGAAGGGGGTAGTACTGTTTACAAAGGCAATAGATTGCGTAACATTTTGGATGGCTTTTTCTAAAATAGTTCCCTCCTGAGCTAAGGCGTTTTGGGGGGAAGAAGCAGTAGGGAGCTCTTCACTGTAGGCTAACTTTTTTAGTTCGTAGGATGCTTTGTATTCGTTCTGCTGCAGGAAATAAGTTACCCGCTCTTGCTGCATCCTATTTTGGTACTTGAAGTACACAATCCCTATTAAGAGACATAAGCCAGCTATTAACACGGGCAGTAACTCCGTAGAAGCAGGCCATAGTATGGTTGATTTGCAGCAACAAATAACCATTATGATGCCCATCGTAACAAGCACGCCCCGTAGACTCCAGTAGAGCGGTAATGCCCATAGTAGAACCGCCCCATGGATAAAAAATAAAAGGAAGGGGAATAAGAGTGCTTTGCAAAGACAGCAATTAAGAAGAAGGTGGAGGGGGAGCGCAATTAACAAACTAAAAAACCAACAGCTGCCTACTACCCAATCTGAGATTTTGTTAGTAAAGAAAGCTACATAGCCTATATACACAGCCCCTAGCATACAAAAAGGAAGACATTTCCAAAAATCTTTTGCTTGCCCATTATAGTAATAATTGCTAACTAAGCTAACTATAACCAGATAAATCCCTACTAATACAACTGTAATGGCATTGGGCTTGAGCTTTGTTAAATTTTCTTTTGTAAAAAAAGCAGCTCGTTCTCTTTTATTACGTCGCTTCATTCTTTCCTTCTCTTGCTGCACTTGTTGGTACGTCTTATCAGGAGGCACCCAGCCGGTTCCTGCGGGTTGCGGCAATAGGTAGTGGGCGGCTAGCATAGCTAAGCCGTTGGCTAGCATACAAAAGAATGAGCCATTGATAACCATTGGTTGTACCCATTTGTTCCATGTTAAAATGGAAAATGCACCTACAATCATCCCAATTAAAGCTGTATAAGAACTACTTCTAAAACCAAAAATAGCTAGAATGTAAGGAGCTGTTATAATTGGAACAGAAAAATCAAAAACTTTCAACAATAATTTTAATAAATCATTACAGTGCCATGCTACAACCATGGAAATTAATCCAACTATTAAGGCAATTAACCGGATAAATAGAAGTGGGTGAGCGATTTTTTTTTGTAAAAAAGTTTTTACAATAGGAGTAATAAATCTAGCTAATCTAAAACGATGCACATAAGGAAATCTGATATTTTCTAACGTCCCTATAATATCATGGCTAACCATAACAGAACAGGTATTCAAGTAAGAATCAGCTGTAGACATAGTCATAGCTAATAAACTAATAGAAATAAACCCCTTAAAAAACGAAGGAATTGTACCCATTATATAGTTCCATACTTTGTCTTGAGGGAGTTCCGGTGCTATTATAAAAACAAATAACCCAATAAGTATAATACATCCTACTATAAGGGTACCAAAAATACTAGCGTACAAAAATACTCTGTTTGCTTGGATAGGGTTAGTAGACATGTATACCCTTTGTATAGTTACAGCTTGTATATTAGCTACTAGGTTAGATAAAATTAGGCATAACATTCCTATGAGCTTCAAATCGTAATGGTATACGTTTTTAAATTGAAATTTTTGTTGAGCTTGTAAGAAAGAGATTATTTCTGTAGAGGTAATATCTATCTTTGCAAAGATAGATCCAGCAAGTAACGGAATAACAAGAGTAAAAGTTATAAGTTGTAATACGTCTGTAAAAGTAACCGCACGAATCCCTCCAAAAGTAGAGTATATAATAAGGATTACAGAAGAAAGAATAATAATAGACTGAGGATTAGCTACATTTATACACATACGAATAGCCATAGACATAGCAGTAATTTGCCCAGCGAGTGCAGCAATAGCACTACAAATACTAGCAAAAGCAGTAATAACCTTTGGATATTTGCCATAAACACTTCCTATAGACTCCGCTATAGAAAAATGATGCATAAACGGCCCCATACGCAACGTTAACTTACTGATAAGCCAAATATTCAAACAAGCAAGTAACCATATACCTATCCAGTATAAACCACCGCTATGGACCGATTCTACCGTACGTATCAATGTTCCTCCACCAAACCTGGTAGCCAAAACTGTTGCCACCAACGTAGCCGTAGCAAATTGCTTATTGCCTACTGCATATTCCCGAAAAGTCTTTACTTTCCTACTGTAATACAAACCTACTACTAAGGTCAATAGCAGAAACCCTATTACCATTACAAGGGGTAAATTATTGAATAGTGTCATTGTGAATAATAAAAAATTAGTTTCATACAGCTATAGCCTATGATACAACAACTATAGTTTAACCACAGCTAAGTATACAATATATAATGCTATAAAACCAAGGACTTTACATTTATGTATTAGAATTGTTTGTATAACTTAGCTACCTAATCATTATTTAGATAGCATACCGGTAATTCTATTATACAAAATGAAACAGCTATAGGAAACATAGGTTAACCTTATGCCTTAGTTAGGAAAGTAGCATCAAAATGGTATGATAGGTAGTGTAAGAAAAATGTCAATCAACCTTTATCTAATTTCGAATGCGTGTTGCATTATTAAATGATTCAATGCAGGTTATTTGTTTAGCTTATTAGTGTTTTCTTACTATAAAAGAGGTAAGTTAATATAACCTCATTACAATGCAGTGTTAAAGGGGATTCTCGTTCTTACTAGAATGAATTATTGTGAAGCATTGGTAATGTAGCCCAGCTAAAGAAAAGGTATAATGTATATATAAAAATTTCCTTACGGTATAGCTGATGCCATCAATACAATAGAAGGGGTGATCCCGCTGGGATTCGAACCCAGGACCCTCTCCTTAAAAGGGAGATGCTCTACCTGCTGAGCTACGAGATCAAAAATAAACAGATAGCTTAAGTTTATACAATTTATAAAATAAAAAAAAACCTTACAAGCTTTTTTCTGTTTTGAAATTTTCAATTTCGGGCGAAATTTAATTTCTTTTTTAGGGCATTCGTTTCTTTTTTATAGTGCTGCACCCATTGCGTAATGTTACAATGGGGAAGGTACATAAATGTACATTTTATATACTTTCTCCTGATTGCAGCTTTTGCGCATGATCTGCCACACGCAATGCTTCAATCATCTCTAATATGGAGCCATCTAACAAAGCAGCTAAATTGTGATCGGTATAGCCAATGCGGTGATCTGTTGCACGACCTTGGGGGAAATTATAGGTTCTA
Above is a window of Candidatus Cardinium hertigii DNA encoding:
- a CDS encoding sodium:solute symporter family transporter, whose amino-acid sequence is MTLFNNLPLVMVIGFLLLTLVVGLYYSRKVKTFREYAVGNKQFATATLVATVLATRFGGGTLIRTVESVHSGGLYWIGIWLLACLNIWLISKLTLRMGPFMHHFSIAESIGSVYGKYPKVITAFASICSAIAALAGQITAMSMAIRMCINVANPQSIIILSSVILIIYSTFGGIRAVTFTDVLQLITFTLVIPLLAGSIFAKIDITSTEIISFLQAQQKFQFKNVYHYDLKLIGMLCLILSNLVANIQAVTIQRVYMSTNPIQANRVFLYASIFGTLIVGCIILIGLFVFIIAPELPQDKVWNYIMGTIPSFFKGFISISLLAMTMSTADSYLNTCSVMVSHDIIGTLENIRFPYVHRFRLARFITPIVKTFLQKKIAHPLLFIRLIALIVGLISMVVAWHCNDLLKLLLKVFDFSVPIITAPYILAIFGFRSSSYTALIGMIVGAFSILTWNKWVQPMVINGSFFCMLANGLAMLAAHYLLPQPAGTGWVPPDKTYQQVQQEKERMKRRNKRERAAFFTKENLTKLKPNAITVVLVGIYLVIVSLVSNYYYNGQAKDFWKCLPFCMLGAVYIGYVAFFTNKISDWVVGSCWFFSLLIALPLHLLLNCCLCKALLFPFLLFFIHGAVLLWALPLYWSLRGVLVTMGIIMVICCCKSTILWPASTELLPVLIAGLCLLIGIVYFKYQNRMQQERVTYFLQQNEYKASYELKKLAYSEELPTASSPQNALAQEGTILEKAIQNVTQSIAFVNSTTPFLKEDFQSILDKFAEWAYYFRSRAKRQDQLLLQPSIILLEALIDAGEVAYQKEKGYLPGLWVEEFVNMPATMLGDREQLVRLLFLAFSYVRQSSVSPRAPITLQLQSTQLRYKKREPLEEKESPDCITFPALALVVHTENKQIPLPTLQAVYDVESPATTQPVDPFVSQHKVNLRKKNLASIVHAHYGLLLLPHAEQLVCLLPLDVTQVREEMLGLSLPREAGTQEEASITPHEKTVSLAKLSAFHDWIPSFESIDPFLIAEILLLLRRCYGFKRHASGQLFYVRAVGIAEWVAAWTDGHAKLVYATLLYDLVRYTRLPLSYIKGNYNMGVYCFVENVIAIDSRERLEESLLAIANRLKESLQKEHISVLYVKLAERLYDLKHASGYKDPAVVQAMAKESLTIDVELAQRYGEPGMAILLKQAAEEALLINKQ